The proteins below are encoded in one region of Sporosarcina sp. FSL K6-1508:
- a CDS encoding metal-sensitive transcriptional regulator produces MVHRLNRIEGQIRGIKGMVEKDVYCDDIITQLSVTQSALNSVVKVLLDGHLKGCVKNRLAGGDDEALDELLIIITKLMKK; encoded by the coding sequence ATGGTTCACCGGTTGAACAGAATTGAAGGGCAAATTAGAGGCATCAAAGGCATGGTTGAAAAAGATGTATATTGCGACGACATTATCACTCAACTTTCTGTCACTCAATCTGCACTTAATAGCGTGGTAAAAGTACTGCTCGATGGTCATCTGAAAGGCTGTGTCAAAAACCGACTTGCTGGAGGCGACGATGAAGCTCTTGATGAACTGCTTATTATAATTACAAAATTGATGAAAAAATGA
- a CDS encoding Lmo0850 family protein, translating into MAKEVDLKKIISNLAKLGVSATMTKSRLEMLKALAPPAQDPQIQSQ; encoded by the coding sequence ATGGCTAAAGAAGTTGATTTGAAAAAGATCATCTCCAACTTGGCGAAGTTGGGTGTTTCGGCTACGATGACGAAATCCCGTCTGGAAATGCTGAAAGCCCTTGCGCCACCTGCACAAGACCCGCAAATTCAATCTCAATAA
- a CDS encoding FtsW/RodA/SpoVE family cell cycle protein, whose amino-acid sequence MNNKPTERFDWSLAFILLMFFLVSLFAIASAQTTGQYTINFVPSQIQWYIVSCVIIAITMYLEPDQYKKASWIIYGGGVFILALLFILPEHLELVARRNGAKSWFHLPGIGSIQPAEFMKTFFIIGMARMITMHHEKFVKKTLKTDFYLLGKIVAVLFPPLFFIMMQTDLGTGLVFIAITAVFVVVSGITWRIIFPVFAGTATIGAILLWMALYAQDFLQNKLGFSPYQFERIYSWLDPYSYSSNEGRHLITSLNAIGSGEIFGKGYKGREVYVAESHTDFIFTTIGEDWGFIGASLVICLYFFLIYHLTKITLELKDPFSTYICAGIIAMITFHVFENIGMTIQLLPITGIPLPFISYGGSSLMGNMLAIGLVFSMKFHHRTYMFSSDDDE is encoded by the coding sequence ATGAACAATAAACCCACGGAGCGTTTTGACTGGTCACTCGCATTTATCCTGCTGATGTTTTTCCTTGTTAGTTTGTTTGCGATAGCTTCAGCTCAGACGACTGGCCAATACACTATAAATTTCGTACCTTCTCAGATTCAATGGTACATTGTCAGTTGTGTCATTATCGCCATCACAATGTATTTGGAACCTGACCAATATAAAAAAGCTTCCTGGATTATTTATGGTGGCGGTGTATTTATTTTAGCCCTTCTGTTCATTCTTCCCGAACACTTGGAACTGGTCGCAAGAAGAAATGGAGCAAAAAGCTGGTTCCACCTTCCTGGAATCGGAAGCATCCAACCAGCGGAGTTCATGAAGACATTTTTCATTATCGGCATGGCTCGCATGATTACTATGCATCATGAAAAGTTTGTTAAGAAAACATTGAAAACCGACTTTTATTTACTCGGGAAAATAGTTGCCGTTTTATTCCCTCCGTTATTTTTCATCATGATGCAGACTGATCTAGGAACAGGCCTCGTTTTCATTGCGATTACAGCGGTATTCGTTGTTGTTTCAGGTATAACATGGCGAATTATTTTCCCGGTGTTTGCAGGGACTGCGACGATTGGGGCAATATTGCTTTGGATGGCACTCTATGCACAAGATTTCCTTCAAAACAAACTTGGGTTCTCGCCTTACCAATTTGAACGTATCTATTCATGGCTCGATCCATATTCTTATTCGTCGAATGAAGGGCGTCATCTTATTACTTCACTCAACGCGATTGGATCAGGAGAGATTTTCGGGAAAGGCTATAAAGGCCGCGAAGTATATGTTGCGGAAAGTCATACCGACTTCATTTTTACGACGATTGGGGAAGATTGGGGATTTATTGGCGCGAGTCTGGTCATTTGTCTGTACTTCTTCCTCATCTATCATCTGACTAAGATCACGCTTGAATTGAAAGATCCATTCAGTACGTATATATGTGCAGGTATTATTGCAATGATCACATTCCACGTCTTCGAAAATATCGGAATGACCATTCAATTGCTCCCGATTACAGGTATTCCGCTCCCCTTCATCAGTTATGGTGGAAGTTCGCTAATGGGGAATATGCTCGCGATAGGACTCGTTTTCAGTATGAAGTTTCATCATCGAACGTATATGTTCAGTTCGGATGACGACGAATAA
- a CDS encoding FtsW/RodA/SpoVE family cell cycle protein — protein sequence MKLTNRPADRFDWTLAFILLLFCLISLFTIASAQTSGQYPINFVPLQIRWYIVGAFIIAMTMYLEPEQYKKMSWYLYGLGVFLLVFLFFAPGGEGQIAEMRLGAKRWLHLPAIGTIQPSEFIKTFFILGMARLVSTHHEKFEEKTLKNDFLLLGKIMFVLILPLAFIVKQPDLGTSLVFIAITAAIVIVAGISWRILLPLFAGTAAIGGGLLWMALYAQNFMEETLGFSRYQFKRVYSWLDPYSFPSDEGYNLLTSMTAIGSGGITGKGFQSREVYIPENHTDFIFSVIGEEYGFIGASIVITLFFILIYHLTKVAIELKDPFSVYVCTGIIAMITFHVFENVGMTIQLLPITGIPLPFISYGGSSLMSNMLAIGLVFSMKFHHRTYMFDSDEED from the coding sequence ATGAAATTGACAAACAGGCCAGCGGATCGTTTCGACTGGACGCTCGCCTTTATTCTATTACTATTTTGCTTGATAAGTTTATTTACAATCGCTTCCGCTCAAACATCTGGGCAGTATCCGATTAACTTCGTCCCGTTGCAAATCAGGTGGTATATTGTAGGTGCATTTATTATTGCAATGACCATGTACTTGGAACCTGAACAATATAAAAAGATGTCGTGGTACTTATATGGGCTTGGCGTTTTCCTCCTTGTCTTCCTGTTTTTCGCTCCAGGAGGAGAGGGACAGATTGCCGAAATGCGGCTCGGTGCTAAAAGATGGCTTCATCTTCCAGCTATTGGAACAATCCAGCCTTCCGAATTCATAAAGACGTTTTTCATCTTGGGGATGGCACGTCTAGTGAGTACACACCATGAAAAATTTGAGGAAAAGACTTTAAAAAATGATTTTCTTCTTCTTGGCAAGATAATGTTTGTTCTTATCCTTCCGCTCGCTTTCATCGTTAAGCAGCCCGATCTAGGGACCTCCCTTGTGTTCATCGCGATTACTGCAGCTATCGTAATTGTGGCAGGCATTTCATGGAGAATTCTTCTCCCCCTTTTCGCGGGAACAGCCGCAATTGGCGGAGGGTTATTATGGATGGCTCTCTATGCGCAGAATTTCATGGAAGAGACACTTGGCTTTTCACGCTATCAGTTTAAAAGGGTTTATTCCTGGCTAGATCCCTATTCCTTTCCATCCGATGAAGGCTACAACCTTCTAACTTCTATGACGGCAATCGGCTCAGGTGGAATTACGGGGAAAGGTTTTCAAAGCCGCGAAGTATATATTCCTGAAAATCATACCGATTTCATATTCAGTGTCATCGGGGAGGAATATGGCTTCATAGGCGCCAGTATTGTGATTACATTGTTTTTCATACTCATTTATCATTTAACAAAAGTAGCAATTGAATTAAAGGATCCATTTAGTGTGTATGTTTGTACAGGAATTATTGCAATGATCACATTCCATGTGTTTGAAAATGTGGGTATGACTATCCAATTACTTCCGATTACAGGTATTCCGCTGCCGTTCATCAGTTACGGCGGAAGTTCACTTATGAGTAATATGCTCGCAATCGGTCTTGTTTTCAGTATGAAATTCCATCATCGGACCTATATGTTCGACTCGGATGAGGAAGACTGA
- a CDS encoding DMT family transporter has protein sequence MAWVYLLIAGVTEIIWATGLKEAQGFTILLPSIITLVFIVISFFLFAKAMETIPIGTAYAVFTGIGAAGTAIAGILLFNEGAGASKLFFLVLLLVGIVGLKLADGKGEAE, from the coding sequence GTGGCATGGGTTTATTTACTTATTGCAGGCGTTACTGAAATTATTTGGGCGACTGGTTTGAAAGAAGCGCAGGGATTCACCATTCTTCTGCCATCTATAATAACACTGGTTTTCATCGTAATCAGTTTTTTTCTATTCGCGAAAGCAATGGAAACGATTCCTATTGGAACGGCTTATGCTGTTTTCACCGGCATCGGAGCAGCAGGAACAGCAATTGCTGGTATTCTTTTATTCAATGAAGGGGCGGGTGCCAGCAAGCTGTTTTTTCTAGTGCTTCTGCTTGTTGGTATTGTCGGCCTTAAGCTTGCTGATGGGAAGGGGGAGGCTGAGTAG